Part of the Marinitoga litoralis genome is shown below.
GAATTTTTGTGAAAAAGTTATTCATATTTGTATTGTTAATTATGGTTTCATTAAACTTTGCTAATGAATTAATTTCAAAAAAAGTTGAAGTTGGCCCTAAATTAGATGGTATTGTAGATGAAGTTTGGAGCATGGCAAAACCATTACATATTCATTTGAAAGTTCCTAGTTACTTTGAAGGATTTAATAATCCAAATGTTGCTAAAATGAACGAAAATGAATACGAATATGATGTTACATTAAAAAGTTTATATGATGATAATTATGTTTATTTCTTAGTTCAATACAAAGATGATAAAATGACAATAGCTAGACAACCATGGATGTTTAAAGATGGCAAATGGGTTCATGGACCAAAACATCCTGTTGTGGAAAATGGCAAAGTTGTTGAACCTGCTATGTACGAAGATAAATTTGCATTTTTATGGAATATTGATGATTCAATTAAAGGTTTTAATGATGTAGGATGTATGGTTGTTTGTCACCCACCACATAAGGCAACAAATTCACCTGAAGAGGTAGGAGATATTTGGCATTTCAAATATGTTAGAACAGGTACAGTTGGTCAAACTGATGACAAACATTTAGTTTATTCTGAAGGAAATGGAAGAAAAGGAGATACTAAAACTAGCGGAGGATATAAAAATAATGATCAAGTTATAAATGGTATGACAGTTCCTATGTATTGGCTTCCAGATAAAAAAGATAGATATTGGATATATACATCTGAAATTAGAATGGGAGAAGCAAAAAAGATAGTTAAAGTTTCAGGAACAAATTTAATAGACGAAGATGGAAATGTAGTTCCTAAGAATATAATGATTCCTGGTATAATTGTAGAACCATTCAACGGTGGAAGAGGAGATGTTTTAACTGAAGCAAAATGGGAAAACGGAATGTGGACATATGAATTCAAAAGAAGTTTAGTTACAATGGGAGATCCTATGGGTTATGATATTCAATTCAACGATTTATCTAAGGAATATCATTTCGCAGTTGCGCTATTTGATAATGCCGCTACAGAACATGCTACACATTTTGGTTCAATTAAATTAGTTTTTGAAAAATAATAAAGATAGCTTGGCCATGCCAAGCTATCTATTTATCAATTACTTACTTATATTTATTATATATTTTATAATTTTATTCTATAATATATATAATCTTAAAATTGAAGGTGTTAATATGTTCTATTATAAAAATTTCAGGTATGCATTAAGAATTTTGTTAAGATTATATATAGAAAACAAACCATTAAAAGCTAAAGAAATAGCTGAAAAAGAATACATTCCTGAAAAATTTACAACAAAAATTTTATTTTATCTAAAAAAATCAGGACTTGTAAAATCCATACAAGGAAGAAATGGTGGCTTTTCTATAATTATTCCACCAGAAAATGTTTATTTGATTGATATTTCCAAAGCTTTAAATAACGATAGTTTTGAATTAGTAGAATGTGATTTAAATTGTTCTAAATATGATAATTGTAATGCACAAAATTTTTGGAATTTTATTAACGGATGTTATGCAAAAATGTTTTCTAGTATTTCATTAAAACATATCTTGGATGGAACATATGACAAAATCTTTCCAGATTTATCTTGCAAATAATAATTTATTTTCATATGCAATTTTATATATTTCTCTAATATCTTTTTCTTCTAATTTTTTCAATTTACCCATAGGAGACATTTGAACTGCATTTTCAACAAGCCTTTCTATATCTTCTTCTTTTGCACCTATTTCTTTCAATGAAATAGGTTGTCCAATTTTCTTATACCATTCTTTTAATGCCTGAATACCCAAATTAGCATCTATTCCAGGATTACCTGTGTCTATACTAAATATCTCCTTTGCAAATCTATCAAATCTATCTATATTTTCATTTTTTACATATTCTAACCATGCTGGGAATATAATTGCTAATCCAGCACCGTGTGCTATATCAAATAAAGCTGAAACAGAGTGTTCTAATGCATGACTTGCCCAGTCGCCACCTGATGAACCTGCACCTAATAATCCATTTAATGCTAATGTTGCACTCCAAGCCAAATTAGACCTTGCATCATAGTCTTTTGGATTTTCTAATAAAATTTCTGTACTATTTATTACTGTTCTTATAATTCCTTCTGCTAATTGCGATTGAATTTCATTTCCACTTGTTCCATCAAAGTAAAATTCCATAACATGGCTTATTGCATCAACTGCTCCATTAACTGTTTGATTTGTTGGTAAAGTATATTGAACAGTTGGATCTATAATTGATACCTTTGGATATAATGCTTTTGAACTTGTAGACCATTTTTGTTTAGTTTCTTCTTTTGTAATAACAGAATTACCATTCATTTCAGAACCAGTTGCAGATAAAGTTAAAACAGTAAATAATGGTAATGCTTTAGATATTGCGTATTTTCCAGAATATGCATCCCATATATCACCATCATAATAGTATCCGCCAGCAATAGCTTTTGCAGAATCTATTACACTACCTCCACCTACAGCTAAAATTCCTTCCACGTTATTATCTTTTGCTACTTTTATCCCTTCATATACTTTTGATAATCTTGGATTTGGTTTCACTCCAGAAACTTCAACCCATTCAATATTGTTTTCTTTTAATGAATTAATAACTTGTTCATATACTCCATTCTTTTTTATAGAACCCCCACCATAATGTAAAAGTACTTTCTTAATTCCTTCTTTTTTTATTTCTTCGCCAATTTTAGATATTGTACCTTCTCCAAAAATTAATTTTGTTGCATTATGAAAAACAAAGTTTTTCATATAATCACCCCCATATAATTAGTTTTGCTAATTATATTATACCACAAAATTTATCGGAATTTATATTCATATTTCAAAATGAAACCAAAAACTTGTTTCTGATTTTTCTAAAACAATAATTATCATTATTTGAATATTTATTATTAGATATTTGAAAAAATATCGAATTAAAGTTTTTTATGTCTATATATAGAAAAATATAATTATTTGATTTTATTTTAAATTATAATATTATTTATTTTGTTAATTATAACAATTTAGGATATACTTACAACCTTTGTGTTTTGAGAGGTGTTATAATGCTGCTAAAATTTATTTTAATATCCATTCTGATACTTATTTACTTTTTTTGGAAAATACAAATTAAAAATAAAAAATTCAATTTTATATATTACTTTGGATACAAATATTTTAATGTTAAACAAAATTTTACATGATGATATTATTAGAGAAATAATAAATAATAAAATTAAAGTTAAAATTCCTGAAGATATTTATTTTGAGATAATAAAAAAAGCAGAAAAAGGTATAAATGAAAATTTTAATAATAAAAAAGGTTATATAAATGATA
Proteins encoded:
- a CDS encoding ethylbenzene dehydrogenase-related protein, whose product is MKKLFIFVLLIMVSLNFANELISKKVEVGPKLDGIVDEVWSMAKPLHIHLKVPSYFEGFNNPNVAKMNENEYEYDVTLKSLYDDNYVYFLVQYKDDKMTIARQPWMFKDGKWVHGPKHPVVENGKVVEPAMYEDKFAFLWNIDDSIKGFNDVGCMVVCHPPHKATNSPEEVGDIWHFKYVRTGTVGQTDDKHLVYSEGNGRKGDTKTSGGYKNNDQVINGMTVPMYWLPDKKDRYWIYTSEIRMGEAKKIVKVSGTNLIDEDGNVVPKNIMIPGIIVEPFNGGRGDVLTEAKWENGMWTYEFKRSLVTMGDPMGYDIQFNDLSKEYHFAVALFDNAATEHATHFGSIKLVFEK
- a CDS encoding iron-containing alcohol dehydrogenase, with translation MKNFVFHNATKLIFGEGTISKIGEEIKKEGIKKVLLHYGGGSIKKNGVYEQVINSLKENNIEWVEVSGVKPNPRLSKVYEGIKVAKDNNVEGILAVGGGSVIDSAKAIAGGYYYDGDIWDAYSGKYAISKALPLFTVLTLSATGSEMNGNSVITKEETKQKWSTSSKALYPKVSIIDPTVQYTLPTNQTVNGAVDAISHVMEFYFDGTSGNEIQSQLAEGIIRTVINSTEILLENPKDYDARSNLAWSATLALNGLLGAGSSGGDWASHALEHSVSALFDIAHGAGLAIIFPAWLEYVKNENIDRFDRFAKEIFSIDTGNPGIDANLGIQALKEWYKKIGQPISLKEIGAKEEDIERLVENAVQMSPMGKLKKLEEKDIREIYKIAYENKLLFAR
- a CDS encoding RrF2 family transcriptional regulator translates to MFYYKNFRYALRILLRLYIENKPLKAKEIAEKEYIPEKFTTKILFYLKKSGLVKSIQGRNGGFSIIIPPENVYLIDISKALNNDSFELVECDLNCSKYDNCNAQNFWNFINGCYAKMFSSISLKHILDGTYDKIFPDLSCK